One genomic window of Sporosarcina ureae includes the following:
- the flgB gene encoding flagellar basal body rod protein FlgB, whose product MEIYGGAINLLEKGLNYSSAKGKAISQNIANVDTPNYKTKSVNFKEVFSNANSKGLEAYKTDSKHLDFTHSTTSKTFDISNLRYRQDRNGVDMDKQQADLAANQIYNSALIERLNGKFNSLQSVIKGGR is encoded by the coding sequence ATGGAGATTTATGGTGGTGCCATCAACCTGCTTGAAAAAGGATTGAATTACTCATCAGCAAAAGGTAAAGCAATTTCGCAAAATATAGCGAATGTAGACACACCCAACTATAAAACTAAAAGTGTTAATTTTAAAGAAGTGTTTTCCAACGCGAATAGTAAAGGCTTAGAGGCATATAAGACTGACTCGAAGCATTTAGATTTTACACATTCCACGACAAGTAAGACATTCGATATATCGAACTTACGATACCGACAAGATCGCAATGGTGTGGATATGGACAAACAACAGGCAGATTTAGCGGCCAATCAAATATATAACTCCGCTTTAATAGAGCGATTAAATGGGAAATTTAATTCATTACAAAGTGTTATTAAAGGAGGACGTTGA